One region of Arcobacter sp. CECT 8983 genomic DNA includes:
- a CDS encoding iron ABC transporter permease, with protein MKNIYIKLFLLLLITVFLSLSLGKYPISFEQIINYIQELLFSNEIDENLQMIDNIIVEIRLPRVIAAILIGAAYAVSGASFQAMFINPLVSPGILGVLSGSAFGAALAIAFFDSWFLTQLFSFSFGVLAVIFAIFITMIYQNRANNSLILILGGIISGSTFSTLLSIVKFTADPYEKLPSIVYWLMGSLSYIELNQIVLVSIPMLLGVLTLIGVSKYLNILSFSEEEAKSMGVNTKLIRTIVIIVATFISAISVCLAGMIGWIGLIIPHFARLLVGANNQVLLPTCALLGAIFLLIVDNFSRMLFEFEVPIGILTSIIGIPIFIFVLKSSKKALQ; from the coding sequence TTGAAGAATATTTATATAAAACTATTTTTATTGCTTTTAATAACTGTTTTCTTATCATTAAGTTTAGGTAAATATCCTATAAGTTTTGAGCAAATTATAAACTACATACAAGAGTTGTTATTTTCAAATGAAATAGATGAAAACTTGCAGATGATAGATAATATTATTGTTGAAATAAGACTTCCTAGAGTTATTGCTGCAATATTAATTGGAGCAGCTTATGCTGTATCAGGAGCTTCTTTTCAAGCAATGTTTATCAATCCTTTAGTTTCACCTGGAATATTAGGAGTTTTATCTGGTTCTGCTTTTGGTGCAGCTTTAGCAATTGCATTTTTTGATAGTTGGTTTCTTACTCAATTATTCTCTTTTTCTTTTGGTGTATTAGCAGTAATCTTTGCTATTTTTATAACAATGATTTATCAAAATAGGGCAAATAATAGTTTGATATTAATACTAGGAGGAATAATTAGTGGTTCTACCTTTTCTACCTTGTTATCAATTGTAAAATTTACAGCTGATCCTTATGAAAAGCTTCCTTCTATAGTTTACTGGTTGATGGGAAGTCTTTCATATATTGAACTAAATCAAATTGTTTTGGTATCTATTCCAATGCTTCTTGGAGTTTTAACTCTTATAGGAGTTTCAAAATATTTAAACATTTTGAGCTTCTCTGAAGAAGAAGCAAAAAGTATGGGAGTAAATACAAAACTAATTAGAACTATAGTTATTATAGTTGCTACATTTATTAGTGCGATAAGTGTTTGTTTAGCTGGGATGATAGGCTGGATTGGTCTTATTATCCCTCACTTCGCAAGATTACTTGTTGGAGCAAATAATCAAGTTTTATTACCTACTTGTGCTTTATTAGGAGCGATATTTTTACTTATAGTAGATAACTTTTCAAGAATGCTTTTTGAGTTTGAAGTTCCTATTGGAATATTAACTTCAATAATTGGAATACCAATATTTATTTTTGTGTTAAAAAGTTCAAAAAAGGCTTTACAATGA
- a CDS encoding ABC transporter ATP-binding protein: MIEVKNLSFKYADDLILDNINLSIQRGDVLAVLGENGSGKSTLLKLILSFLEPLKGEVLIDNKNVNSYEKKALAKKIAYVPQSSTLPFSYTVLEVVLMARISYQSIFSTYSNKDKEIAIEALKHLEIESLKDRIFSDLSGGQKQLVLIARALAQKAEILIMDEPSSSLDYSNELMLLNQIKKLAKKGFTVIQTTHNPNHAFYISSKTLLIKDKKVFAFGKSTEILTQNNINSLYDIKVELYESSEKIKFCIPKFNRY, encoded by the coding sequence ATGATTGAAGTTAAAAATTTAAGCTTCAAATATGCAGATGATTTAATCTTAGATAATATTAACCTTTCTATTCAAAGAGGAGATGTCCTTGCAGTTTTAGGAGAAAATGGAAGTGGTAAAAGTACTCTTTTAAAACTTATTCTATCATTTTTAGAACCTTTAAAAGGAGAAGTTTTAATAGATAATAAAAATGTTAATTCTTACGAGAAAAAAGCCTTAGCTAAAAAAATAGCCTATGTTCCACAAAGTAGTACTTTACCTTTTTCTTATACTGTTTTGGAAGTGGTTTTAATGGCAAGAATCTCTTATCAATCAATTTTTTCAACATATTCAAATAAGGATAAAGAAATTGCAATTGAAGCTTTAAAACACTTAGAAATAGAAAGCCTAAAAGATAGGATTTTTAGTGATTTAAGTGGAGGACAAAAACAGTTAGTTTTAATAGCAAGAGCTTTAGCCCAAAAAGCAGAAATTCTTATAATGGATGAGCCAAGTTCTAGTTTAGATTATTCAAATGAGTTGATGCTTTTAAATCAAATAAAGAAACTTGCAAAAAAAGGCTTTACTGTTATTCAAACAACACATAATCCAAATCATGCTTTTTATATTTCATCAAAAACATTACTTATAAAAGATAAAAAAGTTTTTGCATTTGGTAAAAGTACTGAGATTCTAACTCAAAACAATATAAATAGTTTATATGATATAAAAGTAGAACTTTACGAAAGCAGCGAAAAAATAAAGTTTTGTATTCCAAAGTTTAATAGGTATTGA
- a CDS encoding ABC transporter substrate-binding protein — protein sequence MKIVFILIFYSIYSFANVINCNEYEGNAKNIIGQSPPVNIFLHSLYETKFPNKISKKDKRFSKIPSIEVLAKNGVELVLLYNSQSNFENLAKKLKKVNIDACYLKLHSIYDYIDAYKTVGKIINKQKRAQEVSSYIKKELKFLKNITKNIKDKVTIYYAKGDNGLVSSCEKSAHTEVFDLIKAKNVVECGTLEKRRVTLNLENLLLLNPEIIVTDNKRFYNKVFKDSKYSFLQAVKNKRVYLVPKKPLNYIDSPPSFFKILGSYWVGKKVYKKEFEEVNFKDKKTEFERILLNKE from the coding sequence ATGAAGATAGTTTTTATTTTAATTTTTTATAGTATTTATAGTTTTGCAAATGTTATAAATTGTAATGAATATGAAGGTAATGCTAAAAATATAATAGGACAATCTCCTCCTGTAAATATATTTTTACACTCTTTATATGAAACAAAATTTCCTAATAAAATATCTAAAAAAGATAAGAGATTTTCAAAAATTCCTAGTATTGAAGTATTAGCCAAAAATGGTGTTGAACTTGTACTTTTATATAATTCACAAAGCAATTTTGAGAACTTAGCAAAAAAGTTAAAAAAAGTTAATATTGACGCATGTTATTTAAAACTTCATTCTATATATGATTATATTGATGCTTATAAAACAGTAGGAAAAATAATTAACAAACAAAAAAGAGCTCAAGAAGTTTCTTCATATATAAAAAAAGAGTTAAAGTTTTTAAAAAATATCACAAAGAATATAAAAGATAAAGTAACTATTTATTATGCAAAAGGAGATAATGGTTTAGTAAGTAGTTGTGAAAAATCAGCTCATACTGAAGTTTTTGATTTAATAAAAGCAAAAAATGTAGTTGAGTGTGGCACTTTAGAAAAAAGAAGAGTAACTCTAAATTTAGAAAATTTATTACTTTTAAATCCTGAGATTATTGTAACCGATAATAAAAGGTTTTATAATAAAGTCTTTAAAGACAGTAAATATAGTTTCTTACAAGCAGTAAAAAACAAAAGAGTTTATTTAGTTCCTAAAAAACCATTAAACTATATAGATAGTCCTCCAAGCTTTTTTAAGATTTTAGGAAGTTATTGGGTAGGTAAAAAAGTTTATAAAAAAGAGTTTGAAGAAGTGAACTTTAAAGACAAAAAGACAGAGTTCGAAAGAATATTATTAAATAAGGAATAG
- a CDS encoding molybdopterin biosynthesis protein MoeB, with product MFEYINNKKIFKYGKEGYKEAIIQAMDCKSFVLDKDEDELITSIDKNSCYNCLYRRWTQKSFMCMVSK from the coding sequence ATGTTTGAATATATAAATAATAAAAAAATATTTAAATATGGGAAAGAAGGATATAAAGAGGCAATCATACAAGCAATGGATTGTAAAAGTTTTGTTTTGGATAAAGATGAAGATGAACTTATTACTTCAATAGATAAAAACTCTTGCTATAACTGTTTATATAGAAGATGGACCCAAAAAAGCTTCATGTGTATGGTGTCTAAATAA
- a CDS encoding TonB-dependent siderophore receptor: MKKIILLSCIASSVLLAQSSFTLGEISIQDNNGVKYDTNKISSQTLENTASKDITEVLDKTTGITLVNRGGRVEKSVNIRGFDSNRIGMFLDGIPIYVPYDAQFDYSRILTTQLDSIDVAKGFSSSLYGSNTLGGVINLVSKKPTKEFEGSFTSQINADSDWEKSSHMYNIYLGSKKEKYYYQINGTIEDRSHWTLSNDANLSDSKRENSDSKQKAISAKVGFIPDDTSEYVFGYSYMDSQKGQPSTIDPTISNEKYWKWPVWDTRTMYFIANKIFSDSSVKFKLFRNDYKYKTDYFQDETYTTSKGFYDSDDNTKGTSLEYSNFGLLENHILKTSFSYKKDSHKGTEENINKKGKITNTEEDLADNIYSIALEDIYFATEKFKVITSASYDYTRASKVDTTATAVEKKSNSAFNPQIGFFYDITKDQQVSFTAARKSHLPTMKERYSDKKGKAIPNPELDPEIATHYEVAHKIKVDNFTFNNALFYTKVKDAIINKTLDNGKRQEQNSADERYKGIESSINYQTSLFGAGLNYTYTNIKKDSEDQVERLPKHQFYVYANIKPVKSVILEANYTYKKDFYLENEVSGDYLKASNISLTNLNAKYIYSKALSFKVGVENLFDKNYEYDLGYPEKGREFYASLKYSF, translated from the coding sequence ATGAAAAAGATAATTTTACTTTCATGTATTGCTTCAAGTGTTTTGTTAGCACAAAGTAGCTTTACACTTGGAGAAATTTCAATACAAGATAACAATGGTGTGAAATATGATACAAACAAAATTTCATCACAAACTTTAGAAAATACTGCATCTAAAGATATTACTGAAGTTTTAGACAAAACTACAGGTATAACTTTAGTAAACAGAGGAGGAAGAGTTGAGAAGTCTGTAAACATTAGAGGATTTGACTCAAATAGAATAGGAATGTTTTTAGATGGTATTCCAATTTATGTTCCTTATGATGCACAATTTGATTATTCTAGAATTTTAACTACTCAACTAGACTCAATTGATGTAGCAAAAGGTTTTAGTTCATCATTATATGGCTCAAACACTTTAGGTGGAGTAATAAACTTGGTTTCTAAAAAACCAACAAAAGAGTTTGAAGGTAGTTTTACATCTCAAATAAATGCAGATAGTGATTGGGAAAAATCAAGTCATATGTATAATATATACCTTGGTTCAAAAAAAGAAAAATATTACTATCAAATAAATGGAACAATTGAAGATAGAAGTCACTGGACATTATCAAATGATGCTAATTTATCTGACTCTAAAAGAGAAAATAGTGATTCTAAACAAAAAGCAATAAGTGCAAAAGTTGGATTTATACCTGATGATACAAGTGAATATGTATTTGGTTATTCTTACATGGATTCACAAAAAGGTCAACCTTCTACAATCGATCCAACAATAAGTAATGAGAAGTACTGGAAATGGCCTGTTTGGGACACAAGAACAATGTATTTTATAGCAAATAAAATTTTTTCTGATAGTTCTGTTAAATTTAAACTTTTTAGAAATGACTATAAATATAAAACAGACTATTTTCAAGATGAAACATACACTACTTCAAAAGGTTTTTATGACTCAGATGATAATACTAAAGGAACATCTTTAGAATACTCAAACTTTGGACTTCTAGAAAATCATATCTTAAAGACTTCATTTTCTTATAAAAAAGATTCTCATAAAGGAACAGAAGAAAATATTAACAAAAAAGGTAAGATTACAAATACAGAAGAAGACTTAGCTGATAATATTTACTCTATTGCTTTAGAAGATATCTATTTTGCAACAGAAAAGTTCAAAGTTATTACTTCTGCAAGTTATGATTATACAAGAGCTTCAAAAGTTGATACTACTGCAACTGCCGTTGAAAAAAAATCAAATAGTGCATTTAATCCTCAAATTGGTTTCTTTTATGATATTACTAAAGATCAACAAGTTAGTTTTACTGCAGCTAGAAAAAGTCACTTACCTACTATGAAAGAAAGATACTCTGACAAAAAAGGTAAAGCTATACCAAATCCAGAGTTAGATCCAGAGATTGCAACACACTATGAAGTAGCTCATAAAATAAAAGTAGATAACTTTACATTCAATAATGCCCTATTCTATACAAAAGTTAAAGATGCAATTATAAATAAAACTTTAGATAATGGAAAGAGACAAGAACAAAATAGTGCAGATGAAAGATATAAAGGAATTGAATCATCTATTAATTATCAAACTTCATTATTTGGAGCAGGTTTAAACTATACATATACAAACATAAAAAAAGATTCAGAAGATCAAGTTGAAAGACTTCCTAAACATCAATTTTATGTTTATGCAAATATTAAACCTGTAAAAAGTGTAATTCTTGAAGCAAACTATACTTATAAAAAAGATTTCTATTTAGAAAATGAAGTATCAGGTGATTATCTTAAAGCATCAAATATTTCATTAACAAATCTAAATGCAAAATATATTTATTCAAAAGCATTAAGCTTTAAAGTTGGCGTTGAAAATTTATTTGACAAAAACTATGAATATGATTTAGGTTATCCAGAAAAAGGCAGAGAATTTTATGCTTCTTTAAAGTATAGCTTTTAA
- a CDS encoding alpha/beta hydrolase-fold protein, whose protein sequence is MFASSKTIILEKKIKANKEVLFPLELVKNSYIRGSFILGTKVDRIDLLDKNKHFLRRMDQPNKLQNKLIFVTNDSQKFYIKLKNKSKENTFKLSIDKILPIKFKENKKVEIISDIIKNEKKNLLTNKNTKEFWEKIKKIGTPLVEPLNDKESILTFLYQGAKHNVRLFGGPSHEHVYFNRLENSDIWFKSFVVKKGIRMSYQIAPDVPTIDGTSREQRMAILATSQMDPLNKYPYKMAKDLKLDKYMTNSTFEIKDKEYKDWGVKANSPKGSLKNYKIKSDILNNTRNITIYKPSNFDLKKDYTLLFVFDGVEYQVKIDTPTILDNLIYKNKIKPTIAVFIDNPTRNSRALELPSNKEFADFMAKELLPFVEQKTNMKFKAKNTTLTGSSYGGLASAFVAFTYPQYFGKVLSQSGSFWKDSNNNPEPEWLTRQIAKSNKKDIKFYLNAGTYETGYFSIDILESNRHLRTVLESKGYDFIYKEFQSGHDYYAWKVNLADGLIALEK, encoded by the coding sequence ATGTTTGCATCATCAAAAACTATTATCTTAGAAAAGAAAATAAAAGCTAATAAAGAAGTTTTATTTCCTTTAGAGTTAGTAAAAAATTCATATATAAGAGGTAGTTTTATTTTAGGTACTAAAGTTGATAGGATAGACTTATTAGACAAAAATAAACATTTTCTAAGAAGAATGGATCAACCTAATAAACTTCAAAATAAATTGATATTTGTGACTAATGATTCTCAAAAATTCTATATAAAATTAAAGAATAAGTCAAAAGAAAATACTTTTAAATTAAGCATAGATAAAATTCTACCTATAAAATTTAAAGAAAATAAAAAAGTAGAAATTATAAGTGACATAATCAAAAATGAAAAAAAGAATCTTTTAACAAATAAAAATACTAAAGAGTTTTGGGAAAAAATTAAAAAAATAGGAACACCCTTAGTAGAACCATTAAATGATAAAGAATCAATTTTAACATTTTTATATCAAGGTGCAAAACACAATGTAAGATTGTTTGGGGGACCAAGCCATGAACATGTTTATTTTAATAGATTAGAAAATAGTGATATTTGGTTTAAAAGTTTTGTAGTAAAAAAAGGTATTAGAATGTCATATCAAATTGCACCTGATGTGCCAACTATTGATGGAACGAGTAGAGAACAAAGAATGGCTATTTTAGCTACATCTCAAATGGATCCTTTAAATAAATATCCTTACAAGATGGCAAAAGATTTAAAGTTAGATAAATATATGACTAATTCAACTTTTGAAATAAAAGACAAAGAATATAAAGACTGGGGTGTAAAAGCTAATAGTCCTAAAGGTTCATTAAAAAATTATAAAATTAAAAGTGATATATTAAATAATACTAGAAATATTACTATTTATAAACCTTCAAATTTTGATTTAAAAAAAGACTATACACTTCTTTTTGTATTTGATGGAGTTGAATATCAAGTAAAAATTGATACACCTACTATTCTTGATAATTTAATCTATAAAAATAAAATCAAGCCAACAATTGCTGTTTTTATTGATAATCCAACAAGGAATTCTAGAGCTTTAGAACTGCCTTCAAATAAGGAATTTGCAGATTTTATGGCAAAAGAGTTACTCCCTTTTGTTGAACAAAAAACAAATATGAAATTTAAAGCAAAAAACACTACCTTGACAGGTTCTAGTTATGGTGGTTTAGCTTCAGCTTTTGTTGCTTTTACTTATCCTCAATATTTTGGAAAGGTATTAAGCCAATCAGGTTCTTTTTGGAAAGACTCTAATAATAACCCTGAACCTGAATGGTTAACAAGACAAATTGCTAAATCAAATAAAAAAGATATTAAGTTTTATTTAAATGCTGGTACTTATGAGACTGGATATTTTTCTATAGATATTTTAGAAAGTAATAGACACTTAAGAACAGTACTTGAATCAAAGGGTTATGATTTTATATATAAAGAGTTTCAAAGTGGACATGATTATTATGCTTGGAAAGTTAATTTAGCTGATGGTTTAATAGCATTAGAAAAGTAA
- a CDS encoding TonB-dependent siderophore receptor — protein MIFSKKSLLSFVAIIALSNTLIANDKINKNNTSLGSIDIISNDDGMTENSNSYTINSMSSATKMNLSILDTPQSVSVITQQQMKDFNLNTINDVLNNTTGIEVEQLESDRTRYTSRGFNITNFLIDGVGASNNGYIYGDMDMFLYDHVEVTRGATGLTSNHGDPSATINMVRKRPTKDFQASTKISGGSWNKRRIEGDVSGSLNDSKTIRARVLAAYEKADSYLDRRDTKSTIFSAIIDGDINDNNTLTFGLTRVEDKNNGSQHGGFDSRELQEKKYDISVNPSSDWSYRNTKTTNAFLELESILSDKWKLKSTYSYNNNEQDNDVSTLDPGIIWANIYADDEYKTNSLDLTLNGEYSLFDKEHEVVFNTNYTKHKYTGKGLTEVTKYPIDLSTWDGSTPARNYDFSALENTDYIQKELSFSAATNFHILDNLSLLIGSKIANYDEKGTAWNGAYTKKDTSILTPYLSFVYKITNNISTYMSYTTTYNPQNNIDKNGDQLDAEEGINYEVGLKFSFFDGTLNSSFALFETKKENVAENMGKLPNGKDYFRAIDGVTSKGFEIEVSGDINDTINTSIGYTNLSIKDADKNDVTRHIPRRMLNASITYSPKEITGLKLGASANWKSRTYDSRYEDVSQKSYVVYNLMSSYKVNKNTNISLNVNNLTDERYFSSLMKGGYTMYGAPRSYGVSLEYKF, from the coding sequence ATGATTTTTTCTAAAAAATCGTTGTTATCGTTTGTTGCAATAATTGCACTAAGTAATACTTTAATTGCAAATGACAAAATAAATAAAAATAATACATCATTGGGTTCAATTGATATTATATCAAATGATGATGGAATGACAGAAAATAGCAATTCTTATACTATAAATTCAATGTCTTCTGCAACAAAAATGAATCTATCAATACTAGATACACCACAAAGTGTATCAGTTATAACTCAACAACAAATGAAAGATTTTAATTTAAACACTATAAATGATGTATTAAATAATACAACAGGAATCGAAGTAGAACAACTTGAAAGTGATAGAACAAGATATACTTCAAGAGGTTTTAATATAACTAACTTTTTAATAGATGGAGTGGGTGCCAGTAATAATGGGTATATTTATGGTGATATGGACATGTTTCTTTATGATCATGTTGAAGTTACTAGAGGAGCAACAGGACTTACTAGTAATCATGGAGATCCATCTGCTACTATTAATATGGTTAGAAAAAGACCTACAAAAGATTTCCAAGCAAGTACAAAAATATCTGGTGGTTCTTGGAATAAAAGAAGAATAGAAGGTGATGTTTCAGGTTCTCTAAATGATTCAAAAACTATAAGAGCAAGAGTATTAGCAGCATATGAAAAAGCAGACTCTTATTTAGATAGAAGAGATACTAAGTCAACTATTTTTTCTGCAATAATTGATGGAGATATTAATGATAATAATACATTGACATTTGGATTAACAAGAGTTGAAGATAAAAATAATGGTTCACAACATGGAGGATTTGATAGTAGAGAATTACAAGAAAAAAAATATGACATATCAGTAAATCCAAGTTCAGACTGGTCATATAGAAATACTAAGACAACCAATGCATTTTTAGAATTAGAGTCTATACTATCTGATAAATGGAAATTAAAATCTACTTATTCATATAATAATAATGAACAAGATAATGATGTGTCTACTTTAGATCCTGGAATAATTTGGGCAAATATTTATGCCGATGATGAGTATAAAACTAACTCTTTAGACCTTACTTTAAATGGAGAATATTCTTTATTTGATAAAGAACATGAAGTTGTTTTTAATACAAATTACACAAAACATAAATATACAGGAAAGGGATTAACAGAAGTAACAAAATATCCTATAGACTTAAGTACTTGGGATGGTTCAACACCAGCTAGAAATTATGACTTTTCAGCACTTGAAAATACAGATTATATACAAAAAGAGTTATCTTTTAGTGCAGCAACAAATTTTCATATACTTGATAATCTTAGTTTGTTAATTGGAAGTAAAATAGCAAATTATGATGAAAAAGGAACTGCTTGGAATGGTGCATATACAAAAAAAGATACTTCTATTTTAACTCCATATCTTTCTTTTGTATATAAAATAACTAATAATATATCTACTTATATGAGTTATACTACGACTTATAACCCTCAAAATAATATTGATAAAAATGGAGATCAGCTAGATGCAGAAGAAGGTATCAACTATGAAGTTGGACTTAAATTTTCATTTTTTGATGGAACTTTAAATAGTTCTTTTGCTTTATTTGAAACAAAAAAAGAGAATGTTGCTGAAAACATGGGTAAATTACCTAATGGTAAAGATTATTTCAGAGCAATAGATGGAGTTACAAGTAAAGGATTTGAAATAGAAGTTTCTGGTGATATTAATGATACTATTAATACTTCTATTGGATATACAAATCTTTCTATTAAAGATGCAGATAAAAATGATGTAACAAGACACATACCAAGAAGAATGTTAAATGCTTCTATTACATATTCTCCAAAAGAAATTACAGGATTAAAATTAGGTGCATCTGCAAACTGGAAAAGTAGAACATACGATAGTAGATATGAAGATGTATCACAAAAAAGTTATGTAGTTTATAATTTAATGAGTAGTTATAAAGTAAATAAAAATACAAATATCTCTTTAAATGTAAATAACTTAACAGATGAAAGATATTTTTCTTCTTTAATGAAAGGTGGTTATACAATGTATGGAGCACCAAGATCTTATGGAGTGTCACTTGAATATAAATTCTAA
- a CDS encoding response regulator: MTKIPNFMQKEIDILIVEDETLLAMGMKCILNDFNYNVSGIETTGKNAIEHVKRNQPDLILMDIHLKDSMNGIETAKYIWQYYKIPIIFLTSYGDSKTVKEAMICEPYAYLLKPCRDEEIRATIETTIHKHNYFFKNKEIIGKEKNTKTIFLEDNFSFDKLKGILYKEGKALKLTGNEVKLIQLLSDYPKEPVNFNYISTYIWREEAYDLAKLRTLIYRLKIKIGSNLIENVFELGYKLKIK; this comes from the coding sequence TTGACAAAAATTCCAAATTTTATGCAAAAAGAAATAGATATATTAATTGTAGAAGATGAAACACTTTTAGCAATGGGAATGAAGTGTATATTAAACGATTTCAATTATAATGTAAGTGGAATAGAAACAACAGGAAAAAATGCAATTGAACATGTAAAAAGGAATCAACCAGATTTAATTTTAATGGACATTCATTTAAAAGATTCTATGAATGGAATAGAAACAGCAAAATATATATGGCAATACTATAAAATTCCAATAATATTCTTAACTTCATATGGTGATTCAAAGACGGTAAAAGAAGCAATGATTTGTGAACCTTATGCATATTTACTTAAACCTTGTCGAGATGAAGAGATAAGAGCTACAATAGAAACAACAATACATAAACATAATTATTTCTTTAAAAATAAAGAAATAATAGGAAAAGAGAAAAATACAAAGACTATCTTTTTAGAAGACAATTTCTCCTTTGATAAATTAAAGGGTATATTATATAAAGAGGGCAAGGCTCTAAAACTGACAGGAAATGAAGTGAAACTGATACAATTATTAAGTGATTATCCAAAAGAACCTGTAAACTTCAATTATATAAGCACTTATATTTGGAGAGAAGAAGCTTATGATTTAGCAAAACTTAGAACTTTGATTTATAGACTAAAAATAAAAATTGGAAGTAATCTTATAGAAAATGTATTTGAATTAGGATATAAATTAAAAATAAAATAG